One Oncorhynchus masou masou isolate Uvic2021 chromosome 18, UVic_Omas_1.1, whole genome shotgun sequence DNA window includes the following coding sequences:
- the LOC135503783 gene encoding recoverin-like, which translates to MGNSKSVSLSKDLLEELKLNTKYSEEQLCTGYQTFLRECPSGRISKQQFEAIYVKFFPHADPTAYARHVFRSFDSNSDGMLDFKEYIMALHLTSSGRTIQKLEWAFNLYDVDHSGSITKKEIQEIVESIFNMISKEDQKSLPDDENTPEKRADKIWDSFGKKENDKLTEEEFIQGVMDNKNILRLVQFDQPQKVQERLKKMKH; encoded by the exons ATGGGCAACAGCAAAAGTGTCTCCCTGTCCAAGGATCTCCTAGAGGAGCTGAAACTGAACACCAAGTACAGTGAGGAGCAACTATGTACCGG GTACCAGACCTTCCTGAGAGAGTGTCCCAGTGGGCGAATCAGCAAGCAGCAGTTTGAGGCCATCTACGTCAAATTCTTCCCCCACGCAGACCCCACGGCTTATGCACGCCACGTCTTCAGGAGCTTCGATTCCAACAG TGATGGGATGCTGGACTTTAAGGAGTACATCATGGCCCTGCACTTGACCTCCTCTGGGAGGACCATACAGAAACTGGAGTGGGCGTTCAACCTGTACGATGTCGACCACAGCGGAAGCATAACCAAGAAGGAGATCCAGGAGATCGTCGAG TCTATATTCAACATGATCTCCAAAGAGGACCAGAAGAGTCTTCCTGATGATGAGAACACACCAGAGAAGAGAGCTGATAAAATCTGGGACTCCTTCGGCAAGAAAGAAAATG ATAAGCTAACCGAGGAGGAGTTTATCCAGGGAGTGATGGACAACAAGAACATCCTCAGACTGGTGCAGTTCGACCAGCCACAGAAGGTACAGGAGAGACTAAAGAAGATGAAACATTAA